From the Actinopolymorpha singaporensis genome, the window GACCGCCGGACCCCATGCGGCATCGAGCTCGTCCGTGGTCTCCGCGAACTCCTCCGCACGGTCGTTGTCCACGAGAAAGCTCTCGTTGACAGCCGCTCCGCGAACTCTGGAACCTGCCAGGTGGTCGACGGCGATCGGGCCGAGCGCGGCGAGGAGCAGTTCCTCCATGGCGCGTTCCCTGTCCTCGATCGCGGCCGCGACCGCCTCGCCGAGCCGGATCTGCTCGTCCACGCTGTCGATGTGTGCCCGCAACCGCCGTACTGTCGGGTCGTTCTCCGCGACCGACCGGATCAGCTCGTCCTCGTCGCAGAACACCTTGACGTTGATCTCCGCCCTCCGGGCGAGATTGCCGAGGGTGGCGAGGTGGGCTTCGTCCTCGGCGGCGAGCTCGTCGCGCAGGCTGTCCTCGTCGGTCGCGACCACACCGAACCGCATCGGCAGCACCGTTCCCTGGCGGCCGAGCTGGTCCAGGACATTTTGGTGGGCCTGCACGTCCCGCCGTTTGGCGCGCAGTCCGGGAGGAGCGTCGCTGACCACGGCCAGCACCCGGCCGGCGCGAAGTCTCCGCAGCGTCGCGGGCGGGTCGCCCACGCCCTCGAACCCGCTCAGGTCACAGGGGTGATCCCCGGCCACGATGCCGTAGACGTATGCCGCCGACGCGGCCTGCTCGGGAGCGATCTGCTCGCCCTGCCCGGTCTGCTGCTCGGCTTGGGCGGACGCGCCTTCGCGGCCCTTCTCGGCCGTGGGACTCGTGCGTTCCGTCTGCCTCGTCTGCCCTGCCATGACTGCCCCCTTGCCTCACTCCGACCGTGACCGCGAACGTGCCTGACGGGCACGGCTGCTGCTGACCCGCTCCTTGCGCGGCTCGCCTCGTTCTTCCTCTTCTTCGCCTTCCTCGTCGCCGCCCTTGCCGAACACTCCGCTGACCGTTTCCGCGGCTCCGCCCAGCGCGCCCTTCACCTTGCGGCCGGCGCCCTTCTCCTCCATGTCGCCGATGAACTCCGGCAGGGTGCGGGAGTTGCCGGACTGGGTGAGATC encodes:
- a CDS encoding GvpL/GvpF family gas vesicle protein translates to MAGQTRQTERTSPTAEKGREGASAQAEQQTGQGEQIAPEQAASAAYVYGIVAGDHPCDLSGFEGVGDPPATLRRLRAGRVLAVVSDAPPGLRAKRRDVQAHQNVLDQLGRQGTVLPMRFGVVATDEDSLRDELAAEDEAHLATLGNLARRAEINVKVFCDEDELIRSVAENDPTVRRLRAHIDSVDEQIRLGEAVAAAIEDRERAMEELLLAALGPIAVDHLAGSRVRGAAVNESFLVDNDRAEEFAETTDELDAAWGPAVTVRRSGPLPPYSFVTTPDLTSERVSGREA
- the gvpJ gene encoding gas vesicle protein GvpJ, translating into MTVSPWQGSGSNLAQRGHSSSLYDVLELILDKGLVIDAYIRVSLVGIELLTIDIRIVIASVDTYLRFAEAVNRLDLTQSGNSRTLPEFIGDMEEKGAGRKVKGALGGAAETVSGVFGKGGDEEGEEEEERGEPRKERVSSSRARQARSRSRSE